In Carya illinoinensis cultivar Pawnee chromosome 16, C.illinoinensisPawnee_v1, whole genome shotgun sequence, a single window of DNA contains:
- the LOC122298911 gene encoding peroxidase 7-like translates to MVMIKFCYLAIFIILVHHLVAIQSINAAAPKKGVSRNPADFLSLGYYLKKRPEAESIIQQKVGAWIQKDFTLAASIIRLHFHDCAVRGCDASILLNYRVSERAAYVSSTLRGFQMIDDIKETLEKKCPRTVSCADILTAAARDATVFAGGPFWEVPFGRKDGRISIAKGAEMVPQGHENVTALIDLFKAKGLDILDLVTLSGAHTIGRSTCGPFLNRLYNFNGTRKPDPSLNTYYLKLLKKRCRHSTDLVYLDAITPRTFDTVFCTNLMRKAGLLTTDQDLYSDPRTAPFVEAMASQPFLFENQFLVSMTKLGNVQVLTRNEGEVRVNCNYVNGR, encoded by the exons ATGGTTATGAtcaagttttgttatttggcAATCTTTATCATCCTTGTTCATCATTTGGTGGCCATTCAATCTATAAATGCAGCAGCTCCTAAGAAGGGTGTTTCCCGGAATCCAGCAGATTTCCTATCTTTAGGCTACTACCTTAAAAAACGTCCGGAGGCTGAGAGCATCATCCAGCAAAAAGTAGGAGCCTGGATTCAGAAGGATTTCACCTTGGCTGCCAGCATCATTCGTTTGCACTTCCACGACTGTGCTGTTAGG GGCTGTGATGCATCCATTCTGTTGAACTATAGAGTAAGCGAGAGGGCAGCATATGTCAGCAGCACTCTCAGAGGTTTCCAAATGATCGATGACATTAAGGAAACACTCGAGAAGAAGTGTCCAAGAACTGTGTCTTGTGCTGATATTCTCACTGCTGCAGCTAGAGATGCCACTGTTTTTGCTGGAGGTCCATTCTGGGAAGTCCCATTTGGGCGTAAAGATGGGAGAATTTCTATAGCCAAAGGGGCCGAAATGGTTCCTCAGGGCCATGAAAATGTTACAGCTTTAATTGATCTTTTCAAAGCAAAAGGATTGGATATTCTTGATTTAGTCACTCTTTCTGGGGCACACACCATTGGAAGATCAACTTGTGGTCCATTTCTAAATAGGCTGTATAACTTTAATGGAACAAGAAAGCCTGATCCCTCTCTCAATACCTATTACTTGAAACTGTTGAAGAAGAGATGCAGGCACTCAACTGACCTTGTTTACCTCGATGCCATAACTCCGAGGACTTTTGACACTGTTTTCTGCACAAATCTCATGAGGAAGGCTGGGTTGTTAACAACAGATCAAGACCTCTACTCAGATCCAAGAACTGCTCCTTTTGTAGAAGCAATGGCATCTCAACCCTTCTTGTTTGAGAACCAGTTTTTGGTGTCCATGACAAAGCTTGGAAATGTTCAAGTTCTTACTAGGAATGAAGGTGAAGTTCGAGTGAATTGCAATTATGTTAATGGCCGTTGA
- the LOC122298673 gene encoding transcription repressor MYB6-like isoform X1 has protein sequence MGSHRCCNKQKIKRGLWSPEEDEKLIRYLTTRGHGSWSSVPKLAGLHRCGKSCRLRWINYLRPDLKRGSFSPEEEQIIIDIHRIVGNNRWAQIAKHLPGRTDNEVKNFWNSCIKKRFLSQGLDPNTHNLISSHQKASGKVAFSISQSRHQQPISVFTLNSQNTDSMKIEIPNRLPSSLLQTMAITSTTEDRNPNVASNSGCTPYISSSSSSSSLNSSGFGIINHERDTAPLQQYCGTPRIEGEQPILRQERQLEKNEDHQICELETDQISELAKANQNMNASVGSSDLDQLLDQYMESTLMSGLMHYDLSYIDDLAWK, from the exons ATGGGAAGCCATCGTTGCTGCAACAAACAGAAGATTAAACGAGGGCTATGGTCTcctgaagaagatgagaagctCATCAGATATCTCACGACCCGTGGACATGGAAGCTGGAGCTCTGTCCCAAAACTTGCTG GTTTGCATAGGTGTGGAAAGAGTTGCAGATTGAGGTGGATAAACTATCTAAGGCCAGATCTTAAGAGGGGTTCGTTCTCTCCAGAAGAAGAACAGATCATCATTGACATTCATAGAATTGTAGGCAATAA TAGATGGGCTCAGATAGCCAAGCATCTCCCTGGAAGAACAGACAATGAGGTGAAGAACTTTTGGAACTCATGCATCAAGAAAAGGTTTCTCTCACAAGGGTTGGACCCAAACACTCACAATTTAATATCTTCTCATCAGAAAGCCTCTGGTAAGGTTGCATTCAGTATATCACAAAGCCGTCATCAACAACCCATTTCAGTTTTCACACTGAATTCTCAGAACACAGATTCTATGAAAATAGAAATACCTAATCGTCTGCCTTCGTCGTTGCTTCAGACCATGGCCATAACCAGTACCACTGAAGATCGAAACCCTAATGTTGCTTCAAACTCTGGCTGCACACCTTatatttcttcatcttcctcttcctcttcgtTGAATTCATCTGGGTTTGGGATCATAAATCATGAGAGGGATACTGCTCCTCTCCAACAGTACTGTGGGACACCAAGAATAGAAGGAGAGCAACCAATATTGAGACAAGAACGGCAATTAGAGAAAAATGAGGATCATCAGATTTGTGAGTTGGAAACCGATCAAATCAGTGAATTAGCTAAGGCTAACCAGAACATGAATGCATCAGTTGGGAGCTCTGACTTGGATCAGCTTCTTGATCAGTATATGGAATCTACACTTATGTCTGGTTTAATGCATTATGATTTGAGCTATATAGACGATCTTGCATGGAAATAG
- the LOC122298673 gene encoding transcription repressor MYB6-like isoform X2, whose product MGSHRCCNKQKIKRGLWSPEEDEKLIRYLTTRGHGSWSSVPKLAGLHRCGKSCRLRWINYLRPDLKRGSFSPEEEQIIIDIHRIVGNKWAQIAKHLPGRTDNEVKNFWNSCIKKRFLSQGLDPNTHNLISSHQKASGKVAFSISQSRHQQPISVFTLNSQNTDSMKIEIPNRLPSSLLQTMAITSTTEDRNPNVASNSGCTPYISSSSSSSSLNSSGFGIINHERDTAPLQQYCGTPRIEGEQPILRQERQLEKNEDHQICELETDQISELAKANQNMNASVGSSDLDQLLDQYMESTLMSGLMHYDLSYIDDLAWK is encoded by the exons ATGGGAAGCCATCGTTGCTGCAACAAACAGAAGATTAAACGAGGGCTATGGTCTcctgaagaagatgagaagctCATCAGATATCTCACGACCCGTGGACATGGAAGCTGGAGCTCTGTCCCAAAACTTGCTG GTTTGCATAGGTGTGGAAAGAGTTGCAGATTGAGGTGGATAAACTATCTAAGGCCAGATCTTAAGAGGGGTTCGTTCTCTCCAGAAGAAGAACAGATCATCATTGACATTCATAGAATTGTAGGCAATAA ATGGGCTCAGATAGCCAAGCATCTCCCTGGAAGAACAGACAATGAGGTGAAGAACTTTTGGAACTCATGCATCAAGAAAAGGTTTCTCTCACAAGGGTTGGACCCAAACACTCACAATTTAATATCTTCTCATCAGAAAGCCTCTGGTAAGGTTGCATTCAGTATATCACAAAGCCGTCATCAACAACCCATTTCAGTTTTCACACTGAATTCTCAGAACACAGATTCTATGAAAATAGAAATACCTAATCGTCTGCCTTCGTCGTTGCTTCAGACCATGGCCATAACCAGTACCACTGAAGATCGAAACCCTAATGTTGCTTCAAACTCTGGCTGCACACCTTatatttcttcatcttcctcttcctcttcgtTGAATTCATCTGGGTTTGGGATCATAAATCATGAGAGGGATACTGCTCCTCTCCAACAGTACTGTGGGACACCAAGAATAGAAGGAGAGCAACCAATATTGAGACAAGAACGGCAATTAGAGAAAAATGAGGATCATCAGATTTGTGAGTTGGAAACCGATCAAATCAGTGAATTAGCTAAGGCTAACCAGAACATGAATGCATCAGTTGGGAGCTCTGACTTGGATCAGCTTCTTGATCAGTATATGGAATCTACACTTATGTCTGGTTTAATGCATTATGATTTGAGCTATATAGACGATCTTGCATGGAAATAG